From the genome of Danio aesculapii chromosome 16, fDanAes4.1, whole genome shotgun sequence, one region includes:
- the LOC130243099 gene encoding LOW QUALITY PROTEIN: uncharacterized protein LOC130243099 (The sequence of the model RefSeq protein was modified relative to this genomic sequence to represent the inferred CDS: inserted 2 bases in 1 codon) — protein MGAERHMCLMVLFSFLTGTSGAEDTHAFFISGENVRLPCNNALSDCTSTTWIYSINSRTIELVAGGKTKNDTERRERLSLGSDCSLNIKKATKEDYGSYSCQQYFNRQQYGTDARVFLHVLYGQIFCTAHNILKXNPKSESIIAFLYCVSVSSSLSQTEIRAGRYVTLYCQLDLYAFTCGDLVNYKGYQLVWVNQAGVNLMKDSRYQISDFPSSDCKITLTTTLLNEDHNREWRCQLTQNNQLKTSASFTVKYTGQTETKTQTPVGSSETTVNTPVTSSQPASTTTTAALIPVATTNFVMTSSQVPRPPDDKGMYPIYFFSPSVIAVAVILAVLFVLIIVVVLWMRCQRRADNTKETNEPVVADTNTSYKETINVSSHPSPNIIEQKDDVNYSEVVIHRKLQDNKVYNTVTYSSIRGVKAEAQENCCKLYASVNKIRHL, from the exons ATGGGTGCTGAGCGTCACATGTGTCTGATGGTTCtcttctcatttctcacag GTACAAGTGGAGCAGAAGACACTCATGCGTTCTTCATTTCTGGTGAAAATGTCCGTCTGCCCTGTAATAATGCTCTTTCTGACTGTACATCAACTACATGGATCTATAGCATAAATTCACGGACAATTGAACTGGTTGCTGGGGGAAAAACAAAGAATGACACAGAGAGACGTGAGAGACTGAGTCTGGGCTCTGACTGCTCTCTGAACATCAAGAAAGCCACAAAAGAAGATTACGGATCTTACAGCTGCCAACAATATTTTAACAGACAACAATATGGAACTGATGCACGCGTTTTTCTGCATGTTCTTTATGGTCAGATTTTCTGTACAGCACATAATATCTTAAA TAACCCAAAGAGTGAATCCATCATTgcatttttgtattgtgtttcAGTCTCTTCATCACTCTCTCAGACTGAGATCAGAGCAGGCAGATATGTGACACTCTACTGTCAACTGGATCTTTATGCATTCACTTGTGGTGATTTGGTAAATTATAAAGGATATCAGCTGGTGTGGGTGAATCAGGCTGGTGTGAATCTGATGAAAGACTCCAGATATCAGATATCAGATTTCCCCTCAAGTGACTGTAAGATCACTCTGACTACAACACTCCTGAATGAAGATCACAACAGAGAGTGGAGATGTCAGCTTACTCAGAACAATCAACTGAAGACCTCAGCCTCATTCACTGTCAAGTACAcgg GTCAAACTGAGACAAAGACACAAACTCCAGTCGGCAGCTCAGAGACCACTGTAAACACACCAGTAACTTCTTCACAACCAG CATCAACTACAACAACAGCAGCACTGATTCCAGTAGCCACAACAAACTTTGTAATGACAAGTAGTCAAGTACCAAGGCCACCAGATGATAAAGGTATGTATCCTATATATTTTT TCTCTCCCTCAGTGATTGCAGTTGCTGTTATTCTCGCTGTGTTGTTTGTTCTGATCATTGTCGTTGTTCTCTGGATGAGATGTCAAAGAAGAGCTG ACAATACAAAAGAGACTAACGAGCCTGTG GTCGCAGATACAAACACAAGTTACAAAGAAACAATCAACGTGTCCAGTCATCCTTCACCCAACATTATT GAGCAGAAAGATGATGTGAATTATTCAGAGGTTGTCATACACCGTAAACTACAAGACAACAAG GTCTATAATACAGTGACTTATTCTTCCATCAGAGGAGTAAAGGCTGAAGCACAGGAAAACTGTTGCAAACTTTATGCCTCGGTTAACAAGATCAGacatttatga